In Pedobacter sp. WC2423, the following are encoded in one genomic region:
- a CDS encoding low affinity iron permease family protein encodes MKTPGKKNNLFEQFSNAATKFTGSSSAFIIALLIVVVWAVSGPVFHYSETWQLVINTGTTIITFLMVFLIQKAQNKDGKAIQLKLNELLAAHERASNRMVDIEDLTEAELDQLHKFYVTLAALAKQETDIHCSHSIDAAQEVSAIKAKHLFKPKHHGTTSGK; translated from the coding sequence ATGAAAACCCCGGGAAAGAAAAACAACCTATTTGAGCAGTTCTCTAATGCTGCAACCAAATTTACAGGCAGCTCTTCAGCTTTTATTATCGCTTTGTTAATTGTCGTGGTGTGGGCAGTGAGCGGCCCGGTTTTTCATTATTCGGAAACCTGGCAGCTGGTGATCAATACCGGAACAACGATTATTACATTTTTAATGGTCTTTTTAATCCAGAAAGCTCAGAATAAAGACGGCAAGGCGATACAGCTTAAACTGAATGAATTACTGGCCGCGCATGAACGGGCAAGTAACAGGATGGTGGATATTGAAGACTTGACTGAAGCTGAATTAGATCAGTTACATAAATTCTATGTCACATTAGCAGCATTAGCAAAACAAGAAACCGATATTCATTGTTCTCATTCTATTGATGCCGCGCAGGAAGTTAGTGCAATCAAAGCGAAGCATTTATTTAAACCCAAACATCATGGAACTACTTCAGGTAAATAA
- a CDS encoding GNAT family N-acetyltransferase: protein MELLQVNKIRTQEELESAFAIRKQVFVVEQGCPPELEWENEDVSHHFLALLDNHPCGACRWRKTENGYKLERFAVLKEYRGKRVGQALVAAALADIPDSASAIYLNAQVEAVSLYAKFGFAVEGEQFEEAGIQHFRMVKK from the coding sequence ATGGAACTACTTCAGGTAAATAAGATCAGGACGCAGGAAGAATTGGAAAGTGCATTCGCAATCCGTAAACAAGTCTTTGTGGTAGAACAGGGCTGTCCGCCGGAACTGGAATGGGAAAATGAAGATGTTTCTCATCATTTCCTGGCTTTACTGGACAATCATCCTTGTGGTGCATGCCGGTGGCGGAAAACCGAAAACGGCTATAAATTAGAGCGGTTTGCAGTATTAAAAGAATACAGGGGCAAAAGGGTAGGACAGGCGCTTGTAGCGGCCGCTTTAGCCGATATACCGGATAGTGCAAGCGCGATCTATTTAAACGCGCAGGTGGAAGCTGTGAGCCTGTATGCGAAGTTTGGCTTTGCAGTAGAAGGTGAACAGTTCGAAGAAGCTGGAATACAGCACTTCAGAATGGTTAAGAAATAA
- a CDS encoding hydroxymethylglutaryl-CoA lyase, translated as MSQKAIKLIECPRDAMQGIHDFIPTALKAAYINLLLQVGFDTIDFGSFVSPKAIPQLTDTREVLARLDLSNTQSKLLAIVANLRGAENAMLFPEIDYVGFPFSISETFQQRNTNSSIQESLATVEQMLELCDKNQKTAVVYLSMGFGNPYGDAYHTEIVEQWASVLVERGTKILSLSDTTGVSTPEKIEELMPLLLRKFPETEIGLHLHSTPQTRKEKIEAAYRNGCRRFDSALKGFGGCPMAADDLTGNLATEELITYLQQQGETLNLNLDKWQEAMLLSSKVFQGI; from the coding sequence ATGAGCCAGAAAGCGATTAAACTAATCGAATGTCCGAGAGATGCCATGCAAGGCATTCATGATTTTATTCCTACAGCTTTAAAAGCGGCTTATATCAATTTGTTGCTGCAAGTCGGATTTGATACGATAGATTTTGGCAGTTTCGTTTCCCCAAAAGCTATTCCGCAGCTTACTGACACCAGGGAAGTTTTGGCCCGGCTGGATCTGAGTAATACGCAAAGCAAATTATTAGCTATTGTTGCCAATCTTCGTGGTGCTGAAAATGCGATGCTCTTTCCTGAAATCGACTATGTGGGCTTTCCATTTTCCATCTCTGAAACTTTTCAGCAAAGGAATACAAATTCCAGTATTCAGGAATCACTGGCCACCGTAGAACAAATGCTGGAATTATGTGATAAAAATCAGAAGACTGCAGTAGTTTACCTGTCTATGGGTTTTGGTAATCCATATGGAGATGCTTATCACACAGAAATTGTAGAACAGTGGGCGTCAGTATTAGTAGAAAGAGGCACTAAAATTCTCTCTCTTTCAGATACTACAGGAGTTTCTACACCAGAAAAGATTGAAGAGTTAATGCCCCTGCTGCTCAGGAAATTTCCGGAAACAGAAATAGGGCTGCACTTACACAGTACTCCGCAGACGCGTAAAGAAAAGATTGAGGCTGCTTACCGCAATGGATGCAGACGTTTTGATAGTGCTTTAAAAGGATTCGGCGGTTGCCCTATGGCAGCCGATGACCTGACTGGTAACCTGGCCACCGAAGAACTGATTACTTATCTTCAGCAACAAGGAGAAACCTTGAATCTGAACCTGGATAAATGGCAGGAGGCGATGTTGCTGTCTTCGAAAGTATTTCAAGGAATATAA
- a CDS encoding IS3 family transposase translates to MSKKAKCLNSTGKVQSARTKAKAVEELRHTYDLHLLLSASELARSTFYYHLKHAKEDRYAPARKLISDIFHRHRGRYGYRRITAALKQQGCTINHKTVSRIMGELGLKCTLRPKRYRSYKGDHGRIAPDLVRRGFKTELPNQKWVTDVTEFAVAGQKLYLSPILDLYNSEIISYHLDVRPNYGLVGRMVEMAFEKHADLNGLILHSDQGWHYQMKSYQRALEKKGVLQSMSRKGNCLDNAVMENFFGILKSELFYVKKYTSVEELKTDIKSYIEYYNNDRIKMKLNAKSPVQYRTLAA, encoded by the coding sequence ATATCTAAAAAAGCTAAGTGCCTTAATTCAACAGGAAAAGTCCAAAGCGCGCGAACCAAAGCCAAAGCGGTCGAAGAATTAAGGCATACCTATGACCTGCATCTATTATTGTCTGCTTCTGAACTGGCGCGGAGCACGTTCTACTATCACCTTAAACATGCTAAAGAAGATAGGTATGCACCTGCCAGGAAGCTGATCTCCGATATCTTTCACAGACACAGGGGGCGTTATGGATATCGGCGGATAACGGCAGCGCTCAAGCAACAGGGCTGTACGATCAACCACAAAACGGTGTCAAGGATTATGGGCGAACTTGGGCTAAAATGTACACTGAGGCCTAAAAGATACCGATCCTATAAGGGAGACCATGGAAGGATTGCGCCCGATCTGGTGAGGCGAGGTTTCAAAACCGAGCTGCCGAACCAAAAGTGGGTCACTGATGTTACGGAATTTGCAGTGGCAGGCCAGAAACTCTATCTCTCCCCGATACTCGATCTCTACAATTCAGAGATCATTTCTTATCATCTAGACGTCCGGCCCAATTACGGGCTGGTCGGCAGAATGGTAGAAATGGCATTTGAAAAACATGCCGACCTCAACGGCCTAATACTGCATTCCGACCAGGGATGGCACTATCAGATGAAATCCTATCAGCGTGCGCTAGAAAAGAAGGGGGTGCTACAGAGCATGTCCAGAAAAGGCAACTGCCTGGACAATGCGGTAATGGAGAACTTCTTCGGAATACTAAAATCAGAACTATTCTACGTGAAAAAATATACATCAGTCGAAGAACTCAAAACAGATATCAAAAGTTATATTGAATACTACAACAATGACAGGATCAAAATGAAACTAAATGCAAAAAGTCCGGTACAATACCGGACTCTTGCAGCCTAA
- a CDS encoding transposase, producing MNRKTKFSLSFKEALVKEVVSGSIGSRELSRKHGINDRYLRRLVKNYEDRGSLSHQQGNNIYDKALKVACVLSVIKKRLSLSEAATCFGIPSDSTIVHWMKLYGEFGEEGLETTKVGRSKNMSAPDNNRIKKKKDPLDPQAALQEELEFLRAENAYLKKLSALIQQEKSKAREPKPKRSKN from the coding sequence ATGAATAGAAAAACAAAGTTTAGTTTAAGCTTCAAGGAAGCTTTGGTGAAGGAGGTTGTTTCCGGGTCAATCGGATCAAGGGAACTTTCCAGAAAGCATGGCATCAACGACCGATACCTACGCCGTCTGGTCAAGAATTACGAGGACCGTGGTAGCTTGAGCCATCAGCAGGGCAATAATATATACGACAAGGCACTCAAGGTTGCATGCGTTCTTTCGGTGATAAAAAAGCGTTTATCTTTGAGCGAGGCGGCCACATGTTTCGGGATCCCCAGCGACAGCACCATCGTCCACTGGATGAAGCTCTATGGTGAATTTGGCGAGGAAGGTCTTGAAACTACCAAAGTTGGCCGTTCAAAGAATATGTCGGCACCAGATAACAACAGGATAAAAAAGAAGAAGGATCCATTAGATCCACAGGCAGCTTTGCAGGAGGAGCTGGAGTTCCTACGTGCAGAAAATGCATATCTAAAAAAGCTAAGTGCCTTAATTCAACAGGAAAAGTCCAAAGCGCGCGAACCAAAGCCAAAGCGGTCGAAGAATTAA